From a single Corynebacterium kroppenstedtii DSM 44385 genomic region:
- the tatC gene encoding twin-arginine translocase subunit TatC → MTQSTSVSKGGRVSRKAKKNPDGTMSIVDHLRELRTRLLRALAAIAVTTIIGFIWYEHGIPAWAIGPLHVPRLPSLGEILKEPYCSLPPSARATFSADNECRLLATSPFEMFMLRMKMGGLAGLVMACPIWLIEIWRFITPGLLKNERRWTLSVGTIAGFLFVLGVVAAYLVLPMGLDVLLHLGDSTQISALTGEKYFNFVIALILVFGLSFEVPLFTAMLNLAGVVHYEQLKDKRRIMIVVIFIFAAIATPGQDPISMLVLALTLVVLMELALQFTRIHDRRAARHVSEWEGLSDDEASPLKVAPSSIPAAESIYDGDHKGIAGGGDAHPAGGSGPIPKPSPVTAPTRAPSASESPTPTPSPAPSDSPTSGSHHAPPAAVLRRGPRSWNDSTGDNDGKPGQDTIQSSSFDDVL, encoded by the coding sequence GTGACTCAATCAACGTCGGTAAGCAAGGGTGGACGCGTGTCTCGCAAAGCCAAGAAGAATCCAGATGGAACCATGTCCATCGTCGATCACTTGCGCGAACTCCGTACACGGCTATTGCGGGCTCTCGCAGCCATTGCCGTCACAACAATCATCGGATTTATCTGGTACGAACACGGCATCCCGGCCTGGGCCATCGGACCCCTCCACGTGCCACGGCTCCCTAGTCTCGGCGAGATTCTCAAAGAACCGTACTGTTCGTTACCCCCGTCGGCCCGTGCAACGTTTTCTGCGGATAACGAGTGCCGTCTTCTCGCCACGAGTCCTTTCGAAATGTTCATGCTTCGTATGAAGATGGGCGGATTGGCCGGACTTGTCATGGCGTGCCCCATCTGGCTTATCGAAATATGGCGGTTTATCACCCCGGGACTTTTAAAAAACGAGCGACGCTGGACGCTATCCGTCGGAACCATAGCCGGATTCCTTTTCGTCTTGGGCGTTGTTGCTGCCTACCTCGTCCTTCCCATGGGCTTAGATGTTCTGCTTCATTTGGGCGATAGCACTCAGATTTCCGCACTGACCGGTGAAAAGTACTTCAACTTCGTTATCGCACTGATTCTCGTATTCGGATTGAGCTTCGAAGTACCACTCTTTACTGCCATGCTTAACCTTGCAGGGGTTGTGCATTATGAGCAGCTCAAGGACAAGCGGCGAATCATGATTGTCGTGATCTTCATCTTCGCTGCTATTGCCACGCCAGGGCAGGATCCGATCTCCATGCTGGTCCTCGCCCTCACGCTGGTTGTTCTGATGGAGCTAGCCCTCCAATTCACTCGAATCCATGACCGCCGCGCTGCCCGCCACGTGTCCGAGTGGGAGGGACTGAGTGACGACGAAGCCTCCCCGCTCAAAGTTGCTCCTTCATCCATTCCCGCAGCAGAGTCGATTTACGACGGGGACCACAAAGGTATCGCCGGCGGGGGAGATGCCCACCCCGCGGGAGGATCAGGGCCTATACCAAAGCCTTCGCCTGTGACAGCTCCAACGCGAGCCCCGTCGGCTAGTGAATCGCCCACACCGACGCCGAGCCCTGCACCGTCTGACTCGCCGACTTCAGGCTCACACCACGCTCCACCAGCAGCAGTGCTCCGTCGAGGCCCACGTTCGTGGAACGATTCCACTGGAGACAACGACGGTAAGCCCGGCCAGGACACAATCCAATCCAGCAGTTTCGACGACGTCCTCTAA
- a CDS encoding M24 family metallopeptidase, producing MTQSTSQTTNDVSADDNSSSDVAGSPAAQSSTSGEHDRDAAFASRLERARRLVKDNQLEGLVFDSGVELEYFIGTPLFSHERLTALVITQDRAVLVAPAVERGEIEDSYVPRSEVTVDYWVDGQDPHDLVINVLTSSNPKNGEGEAPSGTVGVGSTMTADHLLPLQDRGYRWILAGPVLRELLMRKDAYEIEQLTAAGQAIDRVHAAVPGLLRDGRTERDVARDIEKLILKEHQAVDFIIVGSGPNGANPHHEYSDRIISAGDVVVVDIGGTLNGYHSDCTRTYVVGEPTEKQQEIYDVLQQAQKEAVSAAKPGVSAAQIDAIARNVIAEAGYGDNFIHRTGHGIGLSTHEEPFIVTGNELILEPGMAFSVEPGIYLEGEWGARIEDILIITDDGATSVNNQTHDLVRTEK from the coding sequence ATGACTCAATCGACTTCGCAAACGACAAACGACGTTTCCGCAGACGACAATTCATCGAGCGACGTGGCTGGTTCTCCAGCAGCGCAGTCGAGCACGAGCGGCGAGCATGATCGTGACGCGGCCTTCGCCAGCCGCCTCGAGCGTGCCCGCCGGTTGGTGAAGGACAACCAGCTGGAGGGCCTCGTTTTCGACTCAGGCGTCGAACTGGAGTATTTCATCGGGACGCCCTTGTTTTCACATGAGCGCCTAACCGCTCTAGTCATTACGCAAGACCGTGCCGTTCTGGTGGCTCCGGCCGTTGAGCGCGGAGAAATTGAGGACAGTTACGTTCCCCGGTCTGAGGTCACCGTCGACTATTGGGTCGATGGACAAGATCCTCATGACCTGGTTATTAATGTGCTGACATCGAGCAATCCCAAGAATGGCGAAGGGGAGGCCCCGTCGGGGACAGTGGGTGTCGGCTCGACGATGACTGCTGATCATCTTCTCCCTCTACAGGATCGCGGCTATCGCTGGATACTGGCCGGGCCCGTGCTTCGCGAATTGTTGATGAGGAAAGACGCCTACGAGATTGAGCAGCTCACCGCCGCGGGCCAGGCCATCGACCGGGTTCACGCAGCAGTTCCGGGCCTGCTCCGCGACGGCCGTACTGAGCGTGATGTCGCTCGCGATATCGAAAAACTCATCCTCAAAGAGCACCAAGCCGTCGATTTCATCATCGTCGGATCGGGGCCAAATGGCGCGAATCCGCACCATGAGTACTCCGACCGCATCATTTCTGCGGGCGACGTCGTGGTTGTCGATATCGGCGGAACGCTCAACGGCTATCACTCGGATTGCACACGCACATATGTTGTGGGCGAGCCCACCGAGAAGCAGCAAGAAATCTACGATGTCCTCCAGCAGGCGCAGAAGGAAGCCGTGTCAGCGGCGAAGCCCGGTGTATCCGCTGCACAGATTGATGCCATTGCCAGGAATGTCATTGCTGAGGCGGGATATGGCGACAACTTCATTCACCGGACCGGCCACGGTATTGGCCTCTCCACCCACGAGGAACCGTTTATCGTGACGGGCAATGAATTGATCCTGGAACCCGGAATGGCGTTTTCCGTGGAGCCCGGGATTTACCTGGAAGGCGAGTGGGGTGCCCGTATCGAGGATATTCTGATCATTACCGACGACGGTGCCACGTCAGTCAATAACCAAACGCATGATCTCGTCCGGACTGAGAAATAG
- the cobM gene encoding precorrin-4 C(11)-methyltransferase — protein sequence MTVYFIGAGPGAADLLTLRADALIRRCEVCLYAGSIVPPEVLEHCPEGADVINTARMPLDAIVETIAKADSEGKDVARLQSGDPSLWSALAEQARRLVERNIDYEIVPGVPAFSAAAASLGHELTVPTIGQSVILTRISGRASSMPEGESLPELGSHGATMCIHLAAHDAQRISDELTPSYGADCPVAVVAFASRPNERVLRTALGKLPDDIAAEGITRTAVIIVGQTLAADEFPDSFLYSDDRPRDAHGRTIPCSHD from the coding sequence ATGACTGTTTATTTCATTGGTGCCGGGCCCGGCGCGGCTGACCTGCTCACCCTGCGGGCGGATGCGTTGATCCGGCGTTGCGAGGTGTGCCTCTACGCTGGTTCGATCGTCCCGCCTGAGGTTCTGGAGCATTGCCCCGAGGGTGCCGATGTTATTAACACTGCCCGGATGCCTCTGGATGCCATCGTGGAGACCATCGCGAAGGCCGATAGTGAGGGCAAGGACGTTGCTCGGTTGCAATCGGGAGATCCTTCGCTCTGGTCTGCTCTGGCCGAACAGGCGCGTCGCCTCGTGGAGCGGAATATTGACTATGAAATCGTTCCGGGGGTTCCGGCTTTTTCTGCCGCGGCCGCGTCATTAGGCCATGAGCTAACCGTTCCCACCATTGGGCAGTCGGTGATCTTGACGAGGATCTCGGGGCGCGCATCATCCATGCCGGAGGGGGAGTCGTTGCCGGAATTGGGCTCACATGGTGCGACGATGTGTATTCATCTTGCGGCACACGACGCCCAGCGCATCAGTGATGAACTCACCCCATCGTATGGTGCCGACTGCCCGGTGGCTGTTGTTGCGTTCGCGTCTCGTCCGAATGAGCGTGTTCTTCGCACGGCGCTCGGCAAACTTCCTGACGATATTGCCGCGGAAGGTATCACGCGGACCGCGGTCATTATCGTGGGGCAGACGTTGGCCGCAGATGAGTTCCCCGATAGCTTCCTTTATTCTGACGATCGACCCCGCGACGCCCACGGACGTACCATCCCCTGTAGCCACGACTAA
- a CDS encoding bifunctional cobalt-precorrin-7 (C(5))-methyltransferase/cobalt-precorrin-6B (C(15))-methyltransferase, protein MTSSPLRAVDTPPRDGDDSDSPLSGTNQHRRNPLLGHDGSGWIIVVGIGADGMDGIGERAHRAITSADVVVGSWRQLQLVPDNCQATKKPWPSPLVPHIAELFDSLADRRVVVLASGDPMFFGIGTTLARILGPDAFTVIPAVSSASLACARLGWGLNTTPVVSLLTKPVEILGPLCDDGIPFLVLCRDSHSPADICDYLCSHGLGDARVDLLSDLGSSHETHTVSTARQPEALDAQSNLCIVAVTPTEVGLSRAPGRPDETYANDGQLTKSDIRALTLAALAPHPGEILWDIGGGSGSVSVEWCRLARGAESYVIEHVHERAARITTNSLGYPVTVVHGKAPEALDDLPFPDAVFIGGGLTHPGVVDRAWEALRPGGRFVANAVTVESEQMVLQLQEKWGGSLTRFEVSHHSALGSFHAWRPALPIIRFVTTKPVV, encoded by the coding sequence ATGACAAGCTCACCTCTACGGGCGGTAGATACCCCGCCACGCGACGGCGACGATTCAGATTCGCCCCTATCCGGCACCAACCAGCACCGACGTAACCCATTATTGGGGCACGACGGCAGTGGGTGGATCATCGTCGTCGGCATTGGGGCCGATGGGATGGACGGCATAGGCGAGCGCGCCCACCGGGCCATCACGAGCGCTGATGTCGTGGTCGGATCCTGGCGGCAGCTTCAACTCGTTCCGGATAATTGTCAGGCAACGAAGAAGCCGTGGCCGTCACCGTTGGTTCCGCACATCGCGGAATTGTTCGACTCCCTCGCGGATCGTCGGGTTGTGGTCCTGGCCAGCGGCGACCCGATGTTTTTCGGCATCGGCACGACGCTGGCGCGGATCCTCGGGCCCGATGCGTTCACTGTGATCCCGGCAGTATCGTCGGCAAGTTTGGCATGTGCGCGTTTAGGGTGGGGGCTTAATACAACACCTGTCGTGAGCCTTTTGACCAAGCCCGTCGAAATACTCGGCCCACTATGCGACGACGGAATCCCTTTCCTCGTCCTGTGCCGCGATAGCCATTCGCCGGCGGATATCTGCGACTACCTGTGCTCGCATGGGCTGGGTGATGCACGGGTTGATCTGCTGTCAGATTTGGGGTCGTCACATGAGACTCATACGGTCTCTACGGCGCGTCAGCCTGAGGCGCTCGATGCCCAGTCGAACTTATGCATTGTGGCAGTCACGCCCACGGAAGTTGGGCTCAGTCGTGCACCCGGTAGACCGGATGAGACCTACGCGAATGATGGCCAATTAACTAAGTCCGACATTCGCGCGCTGACCTTGGCTGCCCTAGCACCGCATCCGGGAGAGATTCTTTGGGATATCGGTGGGGGATCGGGTTCGGTCAGCGTCGAATGGTGCCGGCTCGCGCGGGGTGCAGAGTCCTATGTGATTGAGCATGTCCATGAGAGAGCTGCACGGATTACGACAAACTCGCTGGGCTACCCGGTCACTGTCGTGCACGGGAAGGCACCCGAAGCTCTTGACGATTTACCGTTCCCCGACGCGGTGTTCATCGGCGGGGGACTGACGCACCCCGGTGTCGTCGACCGTGCTTGGGAGGCGTTGCGCCCCGGTGGGCGGTTCGTCGCCAACGCTGTCACGGTGGAGTCGGAGCAGATGGTGCTCCAGCTTCAGGAAAAGTGGGGTGGCTCGTTAACGCGCTTTGAGGTTTCTCATCATTCAGCCTTGGGGTCGTTCCATGCGTGGCGGCCCGCCCTTCCGATTATTCGTTTCGTAACAACAAAACCGGTGGTGTAG
- a CDS encoding DEAD/DEAH box helicase, whose protein sequence is MTEASAEDLPIFHRFAHQHDFPFDQFQIDGCHAIERGRGVLVSAPTGSGKTIVGEFAVFLALETGKRCFYTTPIKALSNQKYNDLRATYGDDRVGLMTGDVSINRDADVIVMTTEVLRNMIYADADSLDNLSHVVMDEVHYLADPERGPVWEEIILNLDESVSIVALSATVSNIEQFGEWIKMTRGDTNIIVWEHRPVPLHQYMLVGNSIIPLFSQDNDDATQELSAPINPELVSRCATAERRSNGRRKRPHRPAVIGQLQAASMLPAIIFIFSRAGCEGALAQCYTARVQLTTRDEAREILSIIDADTADIPQEDLDLMGFRRWRTNLSRGIAAHHAGMLPAFRHIVEKLFVRGLLKVVFATETLALGINMPARTVVLESLVKFNGEAHVDLTPAQYTQLTGRAGRRGIDVLGNAVVLWQPSMDPEAVAGLASTRTYPLISTFRPGYNMSVNLLNTLGVEKSHRLLERSFAQFLANEDVVARAHERRAHQRHADSQHDELLELLGHRSENKLPEYVAIRRNLSHEEKKTQAENRKERFKEISRCLGSLTVGDVIALPEGRNPALAVCVRAAGAGKGSKEKHRHDSSRHYRGRRRHHDRETPDTDSQDPRPMVITEDGRVGQLHADELGNVPMTVGRMRLPRDVSRHPKRARSLVRSEFRRQSFHRPRSLKPKARVRKNATIKSLRKELRAHPVHKWENREELVRAYARLASTREKIADQSDTQSGSGASGRVLDADTLVSTFDRMIALLREMDYVDPSIDDEPGAVASRDEAQEGSDDAHDLSLTEEGLRLARIHNQSDLLIAQCLRRKIWDDLDPAELAGVVSTCVFENRKSVPGDVEVPTQPLATAIENTERLWEEIVTDEERHHLPMTRPIETELATAMHQWTAGAPLSYCVQAAAANGTSLTPGDFVRSCRQVIDVLNQIKTAGYSNDIRAHARQAVEAMRRGVVAMGS, encoded by the coding sequence GTGACCGAAGCGTCAGCCGAGGACCTTCCTATTTTCCACCGCTTTGCCCACCAGCACGATTTCCCATTCGACCAATTCCAAATTGACGGATGCCACGCCATCGAACGCGGCCGCGGAGTACTCGTCAGCGCACCAACAGGCTCCGGAAAAACAATCGTCGGAGAATTTGCCGTATTTCTCGCACTAGAAACAGGCAAACGCTGCTTCTACACCACGCCGATCAAGGCACTGTCGAACCAGAAATACAACGATCTCCGCGCCACCTACGGAGATGATCGCGTGGGCCTCATGACCGGGGATGTCTCCATCAATAGGGACGCCGACGTCATCGTCATGACCACTGAGGTCCTGCGGAACATGATCTACGCCGACGCAGACTCCTTGGACAACCTCTCCCACGTCGTGATGGATGAGGTTCACTACCTTGCCGACCCAGAGCGTGGCCCAGTATGGGAAGAAATCATCCTCAACTTAGACGAGTCGGTATCCATCGTCGCCCTCTCCGCCACCGTCTCCAATATCGAACAATTCGGCGAGTGGATAAAAATGACCCGCGGCGACACCAACATCATCGTCTGGGAACACCGCCCCGTCCCGCTTCACCAATACATGCTGGTAGGAAACTCCATAATCCCGCTATTTTCGCAAGACAATGACGACGCTACGCAGGAACTATCAGCACCGATCAACCCAGAACTAGTCTCACGATGCGCGACAGCGGAACGCCGGAGTAACGGCCGACGTAAACGCCCACACCGCCCAGCCGTAATCGGGCAGCTGCAAGCAGCATCCATGCTCCCGGCGATCATCTTCATCTTCTCCCGAGCCGGCTGCGAAGGAGCGCTAGCCCAGTGCTACACAGCACGAGTACAACTCACCACGCGCGACGAAGCACGCGAAATCCTCTCCATTATCGACGCCGACACCGCTGACATCCCTCAAGAAGACTTGGACCTCATGGGGTTCCGCCGGTGGCGCACCAACCTCTCGCGGGGAATTGCAGCACACCACGCAGGAATGCTGCCCGCCTTCAGACACATCGTCGAAAAACTATTCGTGCGCGGCCTGCTCAAAGTCGTCTTCGCCACAGAAACACTGGCTCTCGGGATCAACATGCCGGCCCGCACCGTCGTCCTCGAATCACTCGTCAAATTCAACGGCGAAGCCCACGTTGACCTCACCCCCGCCCAATACACCCAGCTCACCGGCCGCGCCGGGCGTCGTGGCATCGACGTGTTGGGAAACGCCGTGGTGTTATGGCAGCCGTCGATGGATCCAGAAGCTGTCGCCGGGTTGGCGTCGACACGAACTTACCCGCTGATTTCGACGTTCCGGCCCGGCTACAACATGTCCGTCAATCTGCTCAATACGCTGGGGGTTGAGAAATCACACCGCCTGTTGGAGCGATCATTTGCCCAATTCTTGGCGAATGAGGACGTGGTTGCTCGTGCTCATGAGCGACGCGCTCACCAGCGTCACGCGGATTCTCAGCATGATGAGCTTCTGGAGCTCCTTGGGCACCGATCCGAAAATAAACTGCCAGAATACGTCGCTATCCGCAGAAACCTCTCCCATGAAGAGAAGAAAACCCAGGCGGAAAACCGGAAAGAGCGTTTTAAGGAAATCTCTCGTTGTCTCGGTTCGCTCACCGTGGGTGACGTGATCGCGCTTCCCGAAGGCCGCAACCCGGCACTGGCTGTGTGCGTCAGAGCCGCTGGGGCAGGTAAGGGGTCTAAGGAGAAGCACCGCCACGATTCGTCGCGACACTACCGCGGCCGCCGTCGACACCATGACCGTGAAACCCCAGATACGGATAGTCAGGATCCACGGCCGATGGTGATCACGGAAGATGGGCGAGTGGGTCAACTTCATGCAGATGAGCTAGGCAATGTGCCCATGACAGTGGGGCGGATGCGTCTTCCTCGAGATGTGTCTCGTCACCCCAAGCGGGCGCGCTCACTTGTCCGCTCTGAGTTCCGTCGACAATCTTTCCATCGGCCTCGGTCTCTCAAGCCCAAGGCCCGCGTGAGAAAGAATGCGACGATCAAGTCGTTGAGGAAAGAGCTGCGTGCTCACCCAGTGCACAAGTGGGAGAATCGGGAAGAACTCGTCCGCGCCTATGCCCGTTTAGCGAGCACGCGGGAGAAAATAGCAGATCAATCGGACACACAGTCGGGTTCGGGCGCGTCCGGAAGAGTGCTCGATGCGGATACGCTGGTCTCTACGTTCGATCGGATGATCGCGCTGCTGCGTGAGATGGACTACGTGGATCCGTCCATCGACGACGAACCCGGCGCGGTGGCCTCCAGGGACGAGGCCCAGGAAGGCTCCGATGATGCCCATGACTTGTCGTTAACTGAAGAAGGCCTGCGTCTGGCACGTATTCACAATCAGTCGGATTTGCTCATTGCCCAATGCTTGCGACGGAAGATTTGGGATGACTTGGACCCCGCTGAGCTCGCAGGGGTGGTGAGCACCTGCGTCTTCGAGAACCGTAAGTCGGTTCCAGGAGACGTTGAGGTCCCGACGCAGCCGTTGGCCACGGCGATAGAGAACACTGAGCGTCTCTGGGAGGAGATCGTTACCGATGAAGAGCGTCATCATCTCCCCATGACCAGGCCTATTGAAACCGAGCTGGCCACGGCAATGCATCAGTGGACGGCCGGCGCGCCTTTGTCATATTGTGTTCAAGCCGCCGCGGCGAACGGTACGTCTTTAACACCAGGTGATTTCGTCCGGTCATGTCGGCAAGTTATCGACGTCCTTAATCAAATTAAAACAGCAGGCTATTCCAACGATATTCGCGCACATGCTCGGCAAGCGGTGGAGGCCATGCGTCGAGGCGTCGTTGCCATGGGGAGCTAA
- the tatA gene encoding Sec-independent protein translocase subunit TatA — MANLGFPELVLIAVVILVLFGWKKLPDAARSVGRSMRIFKSEVSEMKNDGAEAEKTSAASTKTDEITSVSSTDTPQPTVTVESKDEKKHPA, encoded by the coding sequence ATGGCTAACCTAGGGTTTCCAGAACTCGTTCTCATCGCAGTCGTCATACTCGTCCTCTTTGGATGGAAGAAACTTCCTGACGCTGCGCGTTCAGTTGGTCGTTCCATGCGCATCTTCAAATCTGAAGTCTCAGAAATGAAGAACGATGGCGCAGAGGCAGAGAAGACCTCGGCCGCATCGACCAAGACTGATGAGATCACCTCAGTATCGTCAACCGACACGCCTCAGCCAACGGTGACGGTGGAGTCCAAGGACGAAAAGAAGCATCCCGCCTAA
- a CDS encoding WYL domain-containing protein: protein MTPPSDRSQTSSTSRRNQATYERLINLVLALKDSSQPLNGKWLIEHVSGYEDGSPESCRRKLNRDIAQLRDLGFDIDATDDGYLMDFTQTVDVHFTQDEMGVIALASQFALSGDLAALGRRAWVKLSAAGSLGTVAPIHGVPDSTDLTGPDFSTLLRAITESTVVNFLYYPSIEDEPSLRTVEPWALVPESGRWYLACFDRDREKPRSFRLARINSIQETDTPATHTDQRAAIAPSELVRSQLHRDGGGQSTHAVISVSPDNSGRIIELLRSHNLHPEKRTDTRWVISDDDAGQLRSCALAETPEIVIEEPQDYRVTIANQLKSLITGIKSSAEWTPPSSVPALDETDHSVDAPAAVSIADQHHTELLRLLTIVPYLRQHPGVTLFEAAHDLTMSPTQLKNDITTLTFCGLPGLSSGDLIDIDADPRHISLWADQGLTAPVGLTMEEASAVLMALETIDSIPGIADADVIHRTEDKLRTMAGNHADAIARATQGGGNSLVNDLADAVNTRTTIAIAYADSLGDAEATPRLVDPLSIMVVDGVSYLRGLSLTGAHDHADAGDNQSTGEAQAQDKRIRHFRIDRIQSLEQREPSTLSAKKLDRLRSTLNPLDPFGFRESPHWARVWVAPEARWVVDYEHVWPVSEFKGGLIIDVPGRPEWIHSFILRHGGSIIPLEPTDLRDSVRDRAENGLLRYR, encoded by the coding sequence ATGACTCCACCGAGTGACCGCTCTCAGACCAGCTCGACGTCCCGACGCAACCAAGCCACCTACGAGCGGCTCATCAACCTTGTGCTGGCACTCAAGGATTCCTCCCAGCCTCTCAATGGTAAGTGGCTTATCGAGCATGTCAGCGGTTATGAGGATGGATCACCGGAATCGTGCCGGCGGAAGCTCAACCGCGACATTGCCCAACTCCGTGATCTCGGGTTCGATATCGACGCCACCGATGACGGTTATCTGATGGACTTCACCCAAACTGTCGACGTCCACTTCACTCAAGACGAGATGGGAGTCATCGCCCTCGCCAGCCAATTCGCTCTATCCGGGGACCTTGCCGCATTGGGGCGACGGGCCTGGGTCAAACTTTCGGCGGCGGGATCACTCGGGACAGTAGCCCCGATACATGGCGTACCGGACAGTACCGACCTCACGGGGCCTGATTTTTCCACGTTACTGCGGGCTATCACGGAGTCAACCGTCGTTAATTTCCTGTACTATCCGTCGATCGAAGACGAGCCCTCGCTGCGCACTGTTGAGCCTTGGGCACTCGTTCCTGAGAGTGGACGGTGGTACCTCGCCTGCTTTGACCGTGACCGCGAGAAGCCACGTAGCTTCCGGCTCGCTCGAATTAACTCCATTCAGGAAACCGACACCCCGGCTACTCACACTGATCAACGGGCAGCCATTGCTCCTAGTGAGCTCGTCCGGTCACAGCTTCACCGTGATGGTGGTGGTCAATCTACGCACGCTGTGATCAGCGTGTCACCAGATAACAGCGGGCGAATTATTGAGCTTTTGCGCTCTCACAACCTTCATCCGGAGAAACGCACTGACACGCGCTGGGTCATTAGTGATGATGACGCGGGGCAGTTGCGGTCGTGTGCCCTCGCAGAAACACCGGAAATCGTGATCGAGGAGCCTCAAGACTACCGGGTCACCATCGCGAACCAATTGAAATCCCTGATCACGGGGATAAAAAGCTCCGCCGAGTGGACGCCACCGTCGAGTGTGCCCGCGCTCGACGAGACCGACCATTCCGTCGACGCGCCAGCTGCGGTGAGTATTGCGGATCAGCACCACACGGAACTATTACGTCTCCTCACGATCGTTCCTTATCTTCGGCAGCATCCCGGGGTCACTCTCTTTGAAGCAGCGCATGACCTGACGATGTCGCCGACACAGCTGAAAAACGATATCACCACACTCACGTTCTGTGGCCTCCCTGGATTATCCAGCGGGGACTTGATCGACATCGACGCCGATCCCCGGCACATCTCGTTGTGGGCGGATCAAGGCCTGACCGCGCCGGTGGGGCTCACTATGGAAGAGGCCAGCGCGGTCCTCATGGCGTTGGAGACTATTGACTCTATTCCGGGGATTGCCGACGCCGACGTCATTCATCGCACCGAAGACAAGCTAAGAACGATGGCCGGCAATCATGCCGACGCCATTGCCCGCGCAACACAAGGCGGTGGAAATTCGCTGGTCAACGACCTTGCCGACGCTGTAAACACGCGCACAACCATCGCCATCGCGTATGCCGATTCCCTCGGTGATGCGGAGGCAACACCACGTCTCGTCGATCCGCTCTCGATTATGGTCGTCGATGGAGTGAGCTATCTCCGAGGACTATCCCTGACTGGCGCGCACGACCACGCAGACGCGGGGGACAACCAGTCCACGGGCGAGGCCCAAGCTCAAGACAAGAGGATCCGACACTTCCGCATCGACCGAATCCAATCACTGGAGCAACGGGAACCGTCGACACTGAGTGCTAAAAAGCTGGACCGATTACGCTCCACCCTTAATCCGCTTGACCCCTTCGGTTTTCGGGAAAGCCCGCATTGGGCTCGAGTGTGGGTCGCACCTGAGGCGCGATGGGTTGTCGACTATGAACATGTATGGCCTGTGTCCGAATTCAAAGGCGGGCTTATTATCGACGTCCCCGGGCGTCCCGAGTGGATTCACAGCTTCATACTTAGGCACGGGGGATCGATCATTCCCCTTGAGCCCACGGACCTGCGCGATTCCGTCAGAGACCGTGCAGAAAACGGATTACTCCGGTATCGTTAG